In one Drosophila albomicans strain 15112-1751.03 chromosome X, ASM965048v2, whole genome shotgun sequence genomic region, the following are encoded:
- the LOC117575324 gene encoding small G protein signaling modulator 1, producing MVQTTADGVDLKERLIASVKKEVKQLMEEAVTKKYVHEESSSVTSLCAAVEACLSQGLRRRALGLFKTSSTTALLHKIAKTCAEAEHISKMVQEIESNDPNKRSSSSSDSFNRPPMLKKGSSNSMSTATATSSSTVTSSASASASISVSISASNSSMSLANMKYLWIRLALYEKRLTKIIEYLVSNAQSYYDRDSLVADPDYGSILSSLLVGPCALEFTRAKTADHYWTDPHADELVQRHRISCRRSSSTCSRPAIINFKRSLNTSSDDASSCSFKSIASASVAKDYVESLHQNAKATLLYGKNNVHVLPKDVAELMPGYLSLHQHIQTLTIKWTPNQLMNGYNESEEEEIDKEAFWAYALNINVDEIVYVHCHQSRGEDSGGTVILVGQDGVQRPPIHFPEGGHMQQFLSCLETGLLPHGQLDPPLWSQRGIGKMFLWPKSMRRRILPSVMESVDETPIDYVFRIVSKSRHEEFAATHSILDFVRSTPRRAQLSSCSTTGSSDCSNKSLSIDQYPLESPLLQQHNQSTSIEMVCSTMRRQIISRAFYGWLAYCRHLSTVRTHLSGLVHGRITPEMKTDEEGLTKERWEQLNADGMLTNSTEFYRLIYFGGVQPELRKDVWPYLLGHYAFGTTQEERQKQDETCKHYYETTMSEWLAVDAIVQQREKEKTARAVAKLSSGSNSGNERTVRAADLEAGGELENEVFEDISDISDPGDLEFDDEQRQQQQQQQQSQEASSAVSATHLSVKPIPRAMKTSTDSGHVDEGLDELDEEEEEEDEEEFAKKPEEKQQSADEAAALESKAVSEKEPQPQQQQQPSCSTSTASSYETVGGAPQPSESRGVLSPEFLSADDLQAQLPHDEDTVKSTQQAAVIITNASVDIASWERTTKTDGDNQMPPLTEQLESTGSAGNMDALQQPKSACASPASSNGGVYSSELLEQFGLNLHRIEKDVQRCDRNYWYFANENLDKLRNVISTYVWEHLDIGYMQGMCDLVAPLLVIFDDESLSYSCFCKLMERMIENFPSGGAMDMHFANMRSLIQILDSEMYDLMDSNGDYTHFYFCYRWFLLDFKRELIYDDVFATWEVIWAAKHIASGHFVLFLALALLETYRDIILSNSMDFTDVIKFFNEMAERHNAQAVLQLARSLVLQLQMIIENK from the exons aTGGCGTCGACTTAAAGGAGCGGCTCATTGCGAGCGTCAAGAAGGAGGTGAAACAACTAATGGAGGAGGCGGTCACCAAGAAGTACGTTCATGAGGAGAGCAGCTCGGTGACCTCGCTCTGTGCCGCCGTCGAGGCATGCCTCAGTCAGGGGCTGCGGCGACGTGCTCTCGGCTTGTTCAAGACATCATCGACCACCGCATTGTTGCATAAGATTGCCAAAACATGCGCGGAGGCGGAGCACATTAGCAAAATGGTGCAGGAGATCGAGTCGAATGATCCCAATAAGCGTTCGTCGTCGAGCAGCGACAGCTTCAATCGACCACCGATGCTCAAGAAGGGCAGCAGCAATTCAATGTCCACAGCCACAGCGACGTCATCATCGACAGTGACCAGTTCAGCTTCCGCTTCGGCCTCGATCTCGGTCTCCATCAGCGCCAGCAATTCCAGCATGTCGTTGGCCAACATGAA ATATCTGTGGATACGCTTGGCGCTTTACGAGAAACGTTTGACCAAGATCATCGAGTATTTGGTCAGCAATGCTCAGAGCTATTACGACCGTGATTCTCTTGTTGCCGATCCCGATTATGGCTCCATTCTCAGCTCCCTGCTCGTGGGTCCTTGTGCTCTGGAGTTCACACGCGCCAAGACAGCCGATCACTACTGGACAGATCCGCATGCCGATGAGCTG GTACAACGACATCGCATCAGCTGTCGTCGATCATCCTCGACTTGTTCGCGACCAGCTATCATAAATTTCAAGCGCAGTTTGAACACCAGCTCTGACGATGCCAGCAGCTGTTCATTCAAATCGATTGCGTCGGCCAGCGTGGCCAAGGACTATGTGGAGTCGCTGCATCAGAATGCAAAGGCCACACTGCTCTATGGGAAGAACAATGTGCATGTCCTGCCCAAGGATGTTGCCGAACTGATGCCCGGCTATCTCAGTCTGCATCAACACATTCAAACGTTGACCATCAAATGGACACCAAATCAACTGATGAATGGCTACAACGAATCCGAGGAGGAGGAAATCGACAAGGAAGCCTTCTGGGCATATGCACTCAACATCAACGTCGATGAAATCGTCTATGTGCATTGCCATCAGAGTCGCGGCGAGGACAGCGGCGGCACTGTCATCCTCGTCGGTCAGGATGGCGTTCAACGTCCTCCGATACACTTCCCCGAAGGCGGACACATGCAGCAGTTTCTCAGCTGCCTGGAGACGGGTCTGTTGCCACATGGCCAGCTGGATCCTCCGTTGTGGTCGCAACGTGGCATTGGCAAGATGTTTCTCTGGCCCAAAAGCATGCGTCGACGCATTCTGCCCTCGGTCATGGAGTCTGTGGATGAGACACCTATTGATTATGTGTTTCGCATTGTCAGCAAAAGTCGACACGAAGAGTTTG CTGCAACACACTCGATTCTGGACTTTGTTCGCAGCACGCCAAGACGCGCTCAACTGAGCAGCTGCTCCACCACGGGCAGCAGCGATTGCTCCAACAAGAGCTTGTCCATCGATCAGTATCCGCTAGAATCGCCATTGCTGCAACAACACAACCAGAGCACCAGCATCGAGATGGTCTGCTCCACAATGCGTCGTCAGATCATCTCGCGGGCCTTCTATGGCTGGCTCGCCTACTGTCGGCATCTTTCCACAGTGCGCACTCACTTATCGGGACTTGTGCATGGACGCATAACACCGGAGA TGAAAACCGATGAGGAAGGTCTGACCAAAGAACGCTGGGAGCAGCTCAATGCTGATGGCATGCTAACGAACTCGACAGAGTTCTATCGCCTCATCTATTTTGGTGGCGTTCAGCCGGAGCTGCGCAAAGATGTCTGGCCATATCTGCTGGGACACTATGCGTTTGGCACCACGCAGGAGGAGCGACAGAAGCAGGACGAGACGTGCAAGCATTACTACGAGACCACAATGAGTGAATGGCTGGCGGTGGACGCCATTGTGCAGCAGCGGGAGAAGGAGAAGACGGCACGAGCGGTGGCCAAGCTCAGCTcgggcagcaacagcggcaatgAGCGCACTGTGCGTGCTGCTGATCTCGAGGCTGGCGGCGAACTGGAGAACGAAGTCTTTGAGGATATTTCGGATATTTCCGATCCGGGCGATCTAGAGTTTGACGAcgagcagcgacagcagcagcagcaacaacagcaaagccaGGAGGCATCTTCAGCGGTCAGCGCTACGCATCTGAGTGTTAAACCAATACCACGAGCAATGAAAACGAGCACAGACTCCGGACATGTGGACGAAGGACTCGATGAGCtagatgaggaggaggaggaggaagacgAAGAAGAGTTTGCAAAGAAGCCAGAGGAAAAACAGCAGTCCGCAGACGAAGCTGCTGCACTCGAATCGAAAGCAGTGTCCGAGAAggaaccacaaccacaacaacaacaacagccaagcTGTTCAACTTCGACGGCATCCTCGTATGAAACCGTTGGCGGTGCACCACAACCGAGTGAATCTCGAGGCGTGCTCAGTCCGGAGTTTCTAAGCGCCGATGATCTGCAGGCTCAACTACCTCATGACGAGGACACTGTGAAGTCAACACAACAGGCAGCTGTCATCATAACGAACGCTTCAGTGGACATTGCCAGCTGGGAGCGCACTACGAAAACAGATGGCGATAATCAAATGCCGCCACTTACCGAGCAATTGGAGAGCACCGGAAGTGCTGGCAATATGGATGCACTACAGCAGCCAAAGTCTGCCTGCGCCTCGCCGGCCAGCTCAAACGGAGGTGTATATAGC AGTGAACTGCTGGAACAGTTCGGTTTGAATCTGCATCGCATTGAGAAGGATGTGCAGCGTTGCGATCGCAACTATTGGTACTTTGCCAACGAGAATCTGGACAAGCTGCGCAATGTGATATCCACATACGTGTGGGAGCACCTCGACATTGGCTACATGCAGGGCATGTGCGATCTGGTTGCTCCACTTCTGGTTATCTTCGACGATGAGTCGCTCAGCTACAGCTGCTTCTGCAAGCTCATGGAGCGCATGATCGAAAACTTTCCCAGCGGTGGTGCGATGGACATGCACTTTGCCAACATGCG TTCCCTCATTCAAATACTCGACTCGGAGATGTACGATTTGATGGACTCGAATGGCGACTACACGCACTTCTACTTCTGTTACCGCTGGTTCCTCTTGGACTTTAAACGCGAGCTCATCTATGACGATGTCTTTGCCACCTGGGAGGTCATCTGGGCGGCCAAGCACATTGCATCCGGACATTTTGTGCTCTTCCTGGCGCTGGCGCTGCTCGAAACCTATCGCGACATCATCTTGTCCAACAGCATGGACTTTACCGATGTCATCAAGTTCTTCAATG AAATGGCCGAGCGACACAATGCTCAGGCGGTCCTTCAGCTGGCTCGGAGTCTagtgttgcagctgcaaatgaTCATTGAGAACAAGTAG